In Zingiber officinale cultivar Zhangliang chromosome 8B, Zo_v1.1, whole genome shotgun sequence, a single genomic region encodes these proteins:
- the LOC122014901 gene encoding uncharacterized protein LOC122014901, with product MSLRIKAVVDKFVKELKEALDADIQDRIMKEREMQSYIEEREREVAEREAAWKAELSRREAEIARQEARLKMEKENLEKEKSVLMGTASNQDNLDGALEITVSGEKYRCLRFSKAKK from the exons ATGTCGCTGCGGATAAAGGCGGTGGTGGATAAGTTCGTGAAGGAGCTCAAGGAGGCGTTGGATGCGGACATCCAGGACCGGATCATGAAGGAGAGGGAGATGCAGAGCTACATCGAGGAGCGCGAGCGCGAAGTCGCCGAGAGGGAGGCCGCCTGGAAAGCAGAACTATCCCGGCGAGAG GCTGAAATTGCCCGCCAAGAGGCAAGGCTAAAGATGGAGAAGGAGAACTTAGAGAAGGAGAAGAGTGTCCTCATGGGCACGGCCTCAAATCAAGACAACCTAGACGGTGCTCTGGAGATCACCGTCAGCGGGGAGAAGTACCGATGTCTTCGGTTCTCGAAAGCAAAGAAATGA
- the LOC122014899 gene encoding plant intracellular Ras-group-related LRR protein 4-like — protein sequence MGSSWHSIDSVVEEIMKLHRSLPPRPGVDVVEAAMALVCNVEKEEKARIEAIERQNKGFEVPEELFFVLQEMQRNAVSYQSKEQKREALKLLDLENIHVLFDELIQRASSCVPSSSSSSTSVTSISKSSVAVSTANSKAPTNCSTSVSSVFYSEKEVGTGSSDRVSKDDSFLRKPKSHVDAIGNNLQMSRGSVSNLVNGQEGGSGEASGKLNIIKLASLIEVYARKHARELDLQNKLMDQIDWLPDSIGKLSDLVTLDVSENRLVALPGTIGGLSSLTRLDLHSNRIAQVPDSVGDLYGLVFFDMRGNQLTSLPSTFCKLVHLEELDLSSNQLSSLPDAFGCLTGLKKLNVETNDIEELPHMIGHCVALVELRADYNRLKCLPEAIGRLESLEVLSVRYNNIKGLPTTMASLSKLKELDVSFNELESIPESLCLATSLIKLNVGNNFADLQSLPRSIGNLELLEELDISNNQIRVLPDSFGLLSQLRVLHAEENPLEVPPRHIAELGAQAVVQYMAELVAKRDIRVQPVKSKMSWTQLCFFSRPPNKRKHLMAM from the exons ATGGGTTCTTCTTGGCATTCCATTGATAGCGTCGTGGAAGAGATCATGAAGCTTCACCGATCTCTTCCACCGCGGCCAGGAGTAGACGTGGTTGAGGCCGCAATGGCGCTGGTCTGCAACGTCGAAAAGGAAGAGAAGGCCCGGATCGAAGCCATCGAAAGGCAGAACAAGGGATTCGAAGTCCCCGAAGAGCTCTTCTTTGTGCTGCAGGAGATGCAGAGGAATGCAGTGAGCTATCAGAGTAAAGAGCAGAAGAGGGAAGCTCTTAAACTGCTTGATCTGGAAAATATCCATGTCCTGTTCGATGAATTGATCCAGAGAGCATCTAGCTGTGTTCCTTCAAGCTCTAGCTCTAGCACTTCTGTTACATCAATCTCTAAGAGTTCAGTTGCAGTTAGCACGGCCAATTCTAAAGCTCCAACAAACTGTTCGACCAGTGTTTCATCTGTCTTCTACTCTGAGAAAGAGGTCGGAACCGGCAGCAGTGACCGTGTTTCGAAAGATGACAGTTTCTTGAGGAAGCCGAAATCACACGTCGATGCAATTGGTAACAACTTACAGATGTCTAGAGGATCGGTTTCGAATTTGGTGAACGGGCAAGAAGGTGGTTCTG GGGAAGCAAGCGGGAAGCTGAACATCATTAAACTAGCTAGCTTGATCGAAGTTTATGCAAGGAAACATGCTCGCGAACTTGATCTCCAGAATAAGTTGATGGATCAAATAGATTGGCTACCGGACTCAATTGGGAAGCTCTCTGATCTGGTTACACTTGATGTTTCCGAGAATCGCCTTGTTGCCTTACCCGGTACAATTGGCGGTCTTTCTTCTCTAACGAGATTGGATCTTCACTCAAATAGGATTGCTCAAGTTCCCGACTCCGTTGGAGATCTCTATGGCCTTGTTTTCTTCGATATGAGGGGGAATCAATTAACATCGTTGCCATCTACATTTTGTAAACTAGTTCATCTCGAGGAACTCGACTTGAGCTCGAACCAGCTTTCCTCGCTGCCGGATGCTTTTGGTTGTCTTACAGGACTGAAGAAACTAAATGTGGAAACAAATGATATCGAGGAACTTCCCCACATGATTGGTCATTGTGTTGCTCTCGTCGAGCTTCGAGCAGACTACAATCGGCTGAAATGCCTTCCTGAAGCAATTGGGAGACTAGAGTCTTTGGAGGTCCTCTCTGTCCGCTACAACAATATCAAAGGCCTTCCAACAACAATGGCATCTTTATCGAAGTTAAAGGAGCTCGATGTTAGTTTTAACGAGCTCGAATCAATACCCGAGAGCTTGTGCCTCGCGACTTCTCTTATCAAGCTAAATGTAGGGAATAACTTTGCCGATTTGCAATCTCTCCCACGTTCCATTGGCAATCTGGAGTTGCTCGAGGAGTTAGATATAAGCAACAACCAGATCAGAGTCTTGCCTGATTCCTTCGGGTTGCTCTCTCAGCTTCGCGTGCTTCACGCGGAAGAGAACCCCCTCGAGGTGCCACCAAGACATATAGCTGAGCTAGGTGCACAA GCTGTGGTGCAATACATGGCGGAATTAGTAGCGAAAAGAGATATCAGAGTGCAACCGGTGAAATCCAAGATGAGTTGGACTCAGTTATGCTTTTTCTCAAGGCCACCTAACAAAAGGAAACATTTGATGGCTATGTGA
- the LOC122017552 gene encoding O-fucosyltransferase 20-like isoform X1, with amino-acid sequence MATRAKAKRTSYIAVPSAIIRSLSSTSIPGGFHLSTPPKKSSRRFLHCRSLLLLLLFLAAAVGLGVGLLLDPILHCPQLRLPSSLPFSFSPASPGVEFWRQPDGMGFVPCLDFSDEYRAEGAAVARSGRRNKYLLVVVSGGLNQQRNQIVDAVVIARILGAALVVPVLQVNVIWGDESEFGDVFDLEHFKRVLADDVKVVSSLPSTHIMTRPVQEKQTPLHVSPDWIRSRYMKRLNREGVLLLRSLDSRLSKDLPSDLQKLRCKVSFIDGGSIGFRDLNFDVSQIEQVAFHALRFAAPIQELGNKLASRMRGHGPYLALHLRLEKDVWVRTGCLPGLGPELDAAVEEERKLKPKLLTGRSNITFHDRKLAGLCPLNAGEVTRLLKALGAPEDARIYWAGGEPFGGREALLPLTRHFPNLFNKDDLALPGELAPFANRSSFLAAVDYVVCEQSDVFLPSHGGNMGHLMRGHRAFSGHRKYITPNKRQMLPYLIHHGALPEVELDRILKELHRGSLGQPEPRTEKSDKDVTAYPVPECMCNSTSSSSSSKA; translated from the exons ATGGCGACGAGGGCGAAGGCGAAGCGGACGTCGTACATCGCCGTGCCGTCGGCGATCATCCGATCTCTCTCCTCCACTTCGATTCCAGGCGGATTCCACCTCTCTACCCCTCCGAAGAAGTCCTCCCGCCGGTTCCTCCACTGTCGGtcgctgctcctcctgctgctcttCCTCGCCGCCGCCGTCGGATTGGGCGTCGGCCTCCTTCTCGACCCCATCCTACACTGCCCCCAACTCCGCCTCCCCAGCAGCCTCCCATTCTCCTTCTCCCCCGCCTCCCCGGGAGTTGAGTTCTGGCGGCAGCCTGATGGGATGGGCTTCGTCCCCTGCCTCGACTTCAGCGACGAGTACCGTGCCGAAGGTGCGGCGGTGGCACGCTCGGGACGCCGGAATAAGTACCTACTCGTCGTCGTCTCCGGCGGGCTCAACCAGCAGCGCAACCAGATCGTCGACGCAGTGGTGATCGCTCGCATCCTCGGCGCCGCGCTCGTCGTGCCGGTGCTCCAGGTCAACGTCATCTGGGGAGACGAAAG TGAGTTCGGCGACGTCTTCGATCTGGAACATTTCAAGCGAGTTCTCGCCGACGACGTCAAGGTTGTCTCCTCCCTGCCGTCGACTCACATCATGACTCGGCCGGTGCAGGAGAAGCAAACGCCTCTTCATGTTTCCCCTGATTGGATTCGATCGCGATACATGAAAAGA CTGAACAGAGAAGGTGTTCTGCTTCTGCGAAGCTTGGATTCCAGGCTCTCCAAGGACCTTCCTTCTGATCTCCAAAAACTTCGTTGCAAAGTAAGCTTCATCGATGGTGGATCGATCGGTTTCAGAGATTTAAACTTTGATGTTTCTCAAATTGAGCAGGTCGCATTCCATGCTCTGAGATTTGCAGCTCCGATCCAAGAGCTGGGGAACAAGCTCGCATCGAGGATGAGAGGCCATGGCCCGTACCTTGCCCTGCACCTGCGCTTGGAGAAGGACGTGTGGGTGCGCACAGGGTGCCTCCCCGGCCTCGGCCCCGAGCTCGACGCCGCCGTCGAAGAGGAGCGGAAGCTGAAGCCGAAGCTCCTCACTGGGCGGTCGAACATCACCTTCCACGACCGCAAGCTCGCCGGGCTCTGCCCCTTGAACGCCGGCGAAGTCACCAG GTTGCTGAAAGCTCTGGGAGCTCCGGAAGACGCGAGGATCTACTGGGCCGGCGGCGAGCCGTTCGGCGGCCGGGAAGCCCTGCTCCCGCTGACCAGACACTTCCCCAACTTGTTCAACAAGGACGACCTGGCGCTGCCCGGCGAGCTCGCGCCGTTCGCCAACAGGTCCTCCTTCCTGGCCGCCGTCGATTACGTGGTGTGCGAGCAGAGCGACGTCTTCCTGCCGTCGCACGGCGGCAACATGGGCCACCTCATGCGCGGCCACCGCGCGTTCTCCGGCCACCGGAAGTACATCACGCCCAACAAGCGGCAAATGCTCCCCTACCTGATCCATCACGGCGCACTGCCAGAGGTGGAGCTCGACCGGATTCTGAAGGAGCTGCACCGCGGATCGCTGGGCCAGCCGGAGCCGAGGACGGAGAAGTCCGACAAGGATGTCACGGCGTACCCGGTGCCTGAGTGCATGTGCAATTCcacgagctcgagctcgagctcgaaagCTTGA
- the LOC122017552 gene encoding O-fucosyltransferase 20-like isoform X2, whose amino-acid sequence MATRAKAKRTSYIAVPSAIIRSLSSTSIPGGFHLSTPPKKSSRRFLHCRSLLLLLLFLAAAVGLGVGLLLDPILHCPQLRLPSSLPFSFSPASPGVEFWRQPDGMGFVPCLDFSDEYRAEGAAVARSGRRNKYLLVVVSGGLNQQRNQIVDAVVIARILGAALVVPVLQVNVIWGDESEFGDVFDLEHFKRVLADDVKVVSSLPSTHIMTRPVQEKQTPLHVSPDWIRSRYMKRLNREGVLLLRSLDSRLSKDLPSDLQKLRCKVAFHALRFAAPIQELGNKLASRMRGHGPYLALHLRLEKDVWVRTGCLPGLGPELDAAVEEERKLKPKLLTGRSNITFHDRKLAGLCPLNAGEVTRLLKALGAPEDARIYWAGGEPFGGREALLPLTRHFPNLFNKDDLALPGELAPFANRSSFLAAVDYVVCEQSDVFLPSHGGNMGHLMRGHRAFSGHRKYITPNKRQMLPYLIHHGALPEVELDRILKELHRGSLGQPEPRTEKSDKDVTAYPVPECMCNSTSSSSSSKA is encoded by the exons ATGGCGACGAGGGCGAAGGCGAAGCGGACGTCGTACATCGCCGTGCCGTCGGCGATCATCCGATCTCTCTCCTCCACTTCGATTCCAGGCGGATTCCACCTCTCTACCCCTCCGAAGAAGTCCTCCCGCCGGTTCCTCCACTGTCGGtcgctgctcctcctgctgctcttCCTCGCCGCCGCCGTCGGATTGGGCGTCGGCCTCCTTCTCGACCCCATCCTACACTGCCCCCAACTCCGCCTCCCCAGCAGCCTCCCATTCTCCTTCTCCCCCGCCTCCCCGGGAGTTGAGTTCTGGCGGCAGCCTGATGGGATGGGCTTCGTCCCCTGCCTCGACTTCAGCGACGAGTACCGTGCCGAAGGTGCGGCGGTGGCACGCTCGGGACGCCGGAATAAGTACCTACTCGTCGTCGTCTCCGGCGGGCTCAACCAGCAGCGCAACCAGATCGTCGACGCAGTGGTGATCGCTCGCATCCTCGGCGCCGCGCTCGTCGTGCCGGTGCTCCAGGTCAACGTCATCTGGGGAGACGAAAG TGAGTTCGGCGACGTCTTCGATCTGGAACATTTCAAGCGAGTTCTCGCCGACGACGTCAAGGTTGTCTCCTCCCTGCCGTCGACTCACATCATGACTCGGCCGGTGCAGGAGAAGCAAACGCCTCTTCATGTTTCCCCTGATTGGATTCGATCGCGATACATGAAAAGA CTGAACAGAGAAGGTGTTCTGCTTCTGCGAAGCTTGGATTCCAGGCTCTCCAAGGACCTTCCTTCTGATCTCCAAAAACTTCGTTGCAAA GTCGCATTCCATGCTCTGAGATTTGCAGCTCCGATCCAAGAGCTGGGGAACAAGCTCGCATCGAGGATGAGAGGCCATGGCCCGTACCTTGCCCTGCACCTGCGCTTGGAGAAGGACGTGTGGGTGCGCACAGGGTGCCTCCCCGGCCTCGGCCCCGAGCTCGACGCCGCCGTCGAAGAGGAGCGGAAGCTGAAGCCGAAGCTCCTCACTGGGCGGTCGAACATCACCTTCCACGACCGCAAGCTCGCCGGGCTCTGCCCCTTGAACGCCGGCGAAGTCACCAG GTTGCTGAAAGCTCTGGGAGCTCCGGAAGACGCGAGGATCTACTGGGCCGGCGGCGAGCCGTTCGGCGGCCGGGAAGCCCTGCTCCCGCTGACCAGACACTTCCCCAACTTGTTCAACAAGGACGACCTGGCGCTGCCCGGCGAGCTCGCGCCGTTCGCCAACAGGTCCTCCTTCCTGGCCGCCGTCGATTACGTGGTGTGCGAGCAGAGCGACGTCTTCCTGCCGTCGCACGGCGGCAACATGGGCCACCTCATGCGCGGCCACCGCGCGTTCTCCGGCCACCGGAAGTACATCACGCCCAACAAGCGGCAAATGCTCCCCTACCTGATCCATCACGGCGCACTGCCAGAGGTGGAGCTCGACCGGATTCTGAAGGAGCTGCACCGCGGATCGCTGGGCCAGCCGGAGCCGAGGACGGAGAAGTCCGACAAGGATGTCACGGCGTACCCGGTGCCTGAGTGCATGTGCAATTCcacgagctcgagctcgagctcgaaagCTTGA